The DNA segment TCCCGATTCCTTCGACCGATATTTTCACTGTATCCCCTGCTGCTAAAAACTTAGGAGGATTAAATCCTTTTCCAACACCAGAAGGGGTACCAGTTAAAATCACATCACCTGGTTCAAGCGTCACGAGAGCAGAAATTTGTGCGATTAATTCCTCTACAGAGAAAATCATATCTCTCGTATGCCCATTTTGACGCAGTTCATCATTCACTTTTGTCACAATTGATAAACTTTGTGGATCAGGTAATTCATCTTTCGTTACTATATAAGGACCCATAGGACATGAGCCTTTCAAACTTTTCCCTAAGAAAAATTGTTGATGTTTCGATTGAAGATCACGAGCTGTTAAATCATTCGCAATGGTATAACCAAAGATATGGTCATACGCTAATTTCTTTGGAACATTGTCACCTTTTTTACTAATTACAACGGCTAATTCCCCTTCATAATCAAAAGATGAAGTGACGTTCGAATGAACAGACAATGTTTCTTCATCAGCTGCAATCGTAGTAGGTGATTTTGTGAAAATCATCAAATTTTCTGGAGCTACTTCTAAACCCATTTCTTTTGCATGATCTGCGTAATTTCGCCCGACACCAAAAATATTTTTAGGTGTACGTGGAATGGGTGACAGCCATTCAATACTTGAGAATGTCCGCTTAAATTGAGTTGGTTCTTCAGACTTCGATGCCGCTTCTGCAAGCTTTCTCATTTGTTCTACAAAATCCATCCCGTTCGCAATTCCTTCAACAATTGTTGTTGGAAAACTTGGTAATACTTGAAGCGTGTCTTGTATGGCTAAAACGTCCCAAACAGCTTCTTCCTTTTTAACCTTAGGACCAAAACTGATTTGACCTTCAAAACGATAAGATAATATTTTCATACAATGACACTCCTTCTAAAAAATGAATTTGTTTAATTCAGTTTACGACACTTCATCATTCTTTTCATCGTTTTTATTTATTTTTTTGCCATATGTTGCTCTTTTCCATATGATTTCGACAGGTCCTTGATTAAATTTAGAGAACCATATTTCAGCAAAAATCAGTTGAATGATAAAGATTCCAATTGCCATCCAGGTTCCTGTCACTAAATCCATTTTTCCGTAAAAACCTAATCCGTAAGAGTAGAATATCGTGGTCGCAATTAAAGACTGCGTTAAATAGGTAGTCATTGACATGCGTCCTACTTTTGCTATTGGGTTAAATAGTTTTCGGAACATAGATAATTGGCAGAGCATCGTAATTAATCCCGCGTACCCAATAGCTACTAATGGGCCTCCAAATATATCTTGAACATACATATAATAAAAATTTGGTTCAATAAAAAATGGCAGAACTTTAATCGCATAGCCTACGACTAAAGTTACTAAAGTGAGTACAAACCAAAACGGTAACTTGTCAGATGTACGTTCAATTAATTTACTCTTCGCAGCCACTACTCCAAGTAACATATAAGGCAAAATGGTAATGCCAATTAAAAACAATGCGCCAGACTCAATATTTGCATAACTCCAATCCGCAGCTCTTTGAGCAAATATATCTGTCCAAGAACCTGTACTAAATGCAACGACTGACGCTTCCATTTCTTGTATGCCTGAATAAAAAACTCCGTCTGAAGCTACATAAATATAAGTTAATAACGCAAGTCCCATATTTGGAATAGCGTATAGCGTAAGTGCAATCACCAGTAACCAAACACGCGACAGTCGTAATAAAAAGATAACAATAAAACCACTAAGTGCGTAGGTAATTAATATATCACCAGACCATAAAAGAAAAGCGTGAATAATACCAATAATGAACAACACACTTAATCTACGTATACCAAGTGCAATAAACGACATGCCTCGTTCTTGTGATTTAATAAATTGCATGGTTAATCCATAACCAAACAGCATCGCGAACAACGGATAAACACTCCCTTGTAAGGCGATGTCTATCCATTGAAATGTATCTATATCACTCGGATCTGTATACCAAGTATAGGGATTTATGTAGTAATAGGGTGTATGGAAAGCTAGCATATTGACGATAAAAATACCAAGTAACGAGAAACCTCTCATCATATCAATTGCTATTACTCGTTCTTGTAATTCAGTAGGTCGAACCTTCACAATTAATCCTCCAGTACAATTGTCTGATCAGAGTCAAACAAGTACAGTATTTTCTCTTTGATTGTAATTGATAAAATATTCTCTATCGCTTGTTGATATAGCGCTAACTGTAATCCATAGCGATGATGCATTTCCCGTAAAATGGCTGCTTCTGTTATGAGTACACCTTTAATTTTATCTGTCTTATAGTCAAGAAGTATCCATTCTCCATCCGCTTCTTGAAATAAACAATCTGCGATTCCTTGTAATAATTGAATGTCACCATCTTCATCTTTCAAACCATAAGTAAATGGTACTTCACGCAATTGTTGTGAAGCTTGACGTAGGCGAGAAGCAATTGGTGAATGTAGAAATGCTTTAACTGCATCTACTTTTATTGCTCCCGCTTCGTTTATAGTTAACAACTGTTTGTCTGCAAGTTGGTGTATAAATCCTTCAATGGCTTTGTTCGTAGGATCTAAATGAATGTCTACATGTTGCATCGCCGTGTGCATCGCTGTCCCGATCTCTGCACTTGAAAGTTTGCGCTCGCCTTGTTGTAGAAAAGCTGGGCGTTTGTAAATGCTAGAAATAGCCTGTTGTACTTGACTAGGTCTAAAAAATTCAGGTTCATCTTCTTTGCGCAATTGATCGAGTCGCTTCAGCTCACTTACCGATTGTTTCGAGCGTTTGGTAATAGATCTCTCATGAGAATACACCGCATTAAACCGACGCTCTACTTCTGACAGCATATCTTTAGAAAGCACTTTATCTTCACTCGTAGTAAGTGATTCCGAAGGTTCTTCTAGTGCGTTAATTTGACGTAAGTCCTCCACAAAGATTGACTCAAATGACCACTGTGATGGATGTTGCATCACATGTGTATGTGACTGTCCTTGCCACAATGCAAAGTCGTGATGTCTAGCTACTGCAGGTCCAATCCAATCTAAAAAACCTTTGGCCCGTGAACGAACATACTCTGGTAACATATGACCTTCAATACTCGCGATATCTTGCCACTTACTTATGGATTTTTCTACATCTTTGACCGTAGCAACAAGCATGAGCTTTTCTTTTGCCCGTGTCATGGCTACGTATAAGACACGCATTTCTTCTGATTTCAACTCCATTTGTTTCTTTTCTTTTATTGCTAAAAAAGGAAGCGATGTATAAGAAATACGTTTTTCTGGATCCACCGCTTTTACAGCTAAGCCAAATGTTTGGTCAAATAAATATAACTCATTAAAATCCATTTGATTAAAATCTCGTCCTAAACCAGCAATGAATACATATGGAAATTCAAGTCCTTTAGAAGAGTGAATGGTCATGAGACGGACGACGTTCTCTTTTTCACTCATAGCACGTGCAGTCCCTAAATCATCTCCACGCTTTTTCATTCGGTCAATAAAACGTAGAAAACGAAATAACCCTCGGAAAGAAGATTTCTCATAAGATAATGAACGGTCATGCAACGCTCGTAAGTTTGCTTGACGTTGCTTACCTCCTGGCATCGCACCAACCATTTCGTAATAATGGGTATCCATGTAGATCCGCCAAATTAAATCCGCTAATGACCCTCTACGTGCCAAATCACGCCATTCTTCATAATGTAAGAAGAAGCGTTGTAATTTTTCAGCTGTAGCCTGGTTAATTCCACTACCACCAGAATGCACAAAGTTTTTAAGTGCCTCATAAAACGGCTCTTTCGGTGCAGATAGACGGATTTGTGAAAGTTCAGATTCAGTTAAGCCGACAAATGGTGCCCTCAGAACAGATGCTAATGGGATATCTTGATACGGATTATCGACTATTCGCAATGTATTTAACATAATCATCACTTCGAGTGCATCAAAATAACCTTTGGATAGATTCGCATATAGTGGAATTCCAGCTTGTTTAAACTCTTCAGTTAAATCAGCTGACCATGTCATCGATCTCATCAGAATGACAATATCGGCATATTCGAGAAGACGTTCATTTTTTGTCCATGGATCCATCACCATGGTTTTATCATCCATTAATTTACGGATTTTACCGATGATATAGCGTGCTTCCGACTGTGATTTTTTTAATTCTTCCAGTTCTTGAATCTCTTCATTCGCTTCTGATTCTTCGCTTACCAATTCTTCTTGTTGCTGTGATAGAAGGGTAAGCTCTACTGCAGACTTTTTATTAGGGAACGGAGCTCCTGGTTTTAAAGCAGCCGCTTCATCATATTCAATTTCACCAACACGCTCCCCCATGATTTGAGAAAAGATAAAATTAGTCGCGTGTAAAATTTCCGGACGACTTCGGAAGTTGGCATTTAAGTCGATTTTGACGCCTGTATGTAAAGCCTCTGTTGTAAACGTCAAATACTTTGCCAAGAATAGCATGGGTTCTGCTAAACGGAAGCGGTATATCGATTGTTTTACGTCTCCTACCATAAACATATTGCCATTTGCTGCAGTTCCAGTTTTAACAATTTGTAAAATGGTTTCTTGCAAGCGATTCGTATCTTGATATTCATCCACCAACACTTCTTTAAACTGCCCCATTACATCTTGCGCAATGTTTGAAGGAATGAGCTGACCATTTTCTTCCTTGGTCAAAATTTGTAGAGCAAAATGCTCAAGGTCTGAGAAATCAACAATTCCTCGCTCATTTTTAGCAGCACGGTACTGTTCACCGTAGGCAAGAGTTAACTCGACTAATGTTTTGAGAATCGGATGCATGAGCCTCATTTCTTGGAGTAATCGCTCGGGTCTCCGTGTGAAATAAGCATCTTTCACGCCATTCACGCGTTTCTTTAATTGATCTCGCTTGTCTTTTGCTTTTTTAATGAGTTCTTCATCAAAAGTGTCTTTCGGAATGCGAGCTGCTGTAGCAAATTTTATACTTTGGAAGTAGTCAAAGGTCGATGTCCATGGCTGTGTAGAGATACGACGAATTGCTTCTGCAATCAATAGTTGATCTTGCTCTACTGTGGTCCCGTAAGGAGCGGGACCTGCCGGTTGCAAGGCCAATTGACGCATTTCTTCCGTCATACCGTAAGCTTCTTCAAGAGTATGCTGAATGGTTAATTTAAGCGCATCGATAAATGGGAGGTCATCTATTTCCATATTGTCAGGTACATCATAATTTTCTGGAATCGCCAGTAACCATTTCTTAGGTTCAGGGTGAACACTAGCAGCAAAATGCAATTTATCAATCAGTGTTTCAATCATTTGATCGTCACGGTCTGTCGTAAAACTATCCACTAGTCGGTATATCTCTAGCGGATTATCGGCTTTATATGCAACTTCCAAAACCTCTGCTAATACGTCGTCACGAATCAGTGCAGCCTCTGCATCATTTGCAAGTCTAAATCCTGGGTCCAAATCTAGCACATACGCGTACTGTTTGACGATGGATAAACAAAATGAATGCAGTGTGGAGATTTGTGCCTTGTTTAACAAGCTTAGCTGTCTTCTTAAATGGTTTGATGTCGGATCTAAAGCGAGTGCTTTTTCTAAAGCTTCCGCCATTCGATGACGCATCTCAGCTGCAGAAGCGTTGGTAAACGTTACAACTAATAATTCATCTACATCAATAGGATTTGTTTGTCGGATCATTTTTCGAATTAAACGTTCAATAAGAACAGCAGTTTTTCCTGACCCTGCGGCTGCAGATACTAGGACGTCACGCCCTTCTGCAAATATGGAGCGCCACTGAGCATCTGTCCAAGTGACGTCTTGTGGTTTAGTGGGTATCAACATGTGGCGTGACCTCCTCTTTAATTCTTTGCGTGATTTCTTCAGGTGTGGCAATTGCTAGTTTACGATACTGTTGGTCAACATCAGTTGGATCAAACTGACACACACTTCGGAAATTACAATAGTCACAAGCTGTTTTATCTTTCATGCGATAAGGTAAAACGCGTGTATCTCCTGACAACATGCCATCTCCAGCTTGTTGATGCTTGGTTCGTACAAAAGTTCGCAGGTTTGCCAAATCTTCCGCAGACACGACTTTCGAAAAAGCTTTTGAAATGGACCCATCTTTATTAATTCGTGCTGGAATAACTTTAGATGTTCCGGAAATTTCCGTATCCATTTCATTTAAAACATGTGCATCGTCGACTAGTAAGCCACGCATTTTATATTTCTTAAACACTTCTTCTGCTAAATCCATGTCAGATAGTTCCTTTGCTAATTTCAACATAGGGTTATGAACATGAACATATAACACACCAGCTGGGTCTGCTTGCTGTCCTAACCAAATCATGGAGTTTGATACAGCAACGTCCAAATACGTCAGCATTTGCAAAGAAATGCCGTAGTACACATCATTTAGATCAAGCCCTTTAGCGGATGATTTGTAATCGACTATACGGACAAACTGCTGCCCTTCAATAACTGCAGCATCCACGCGATCGATTCGTCCGCGCATTTTCATCATGTGACCATTTTTAAGTGGAATTTCAAGTGTTGGCAATTCTTCTCCTGGACCAAATCCTGCTTCGATAGCAATGGGTACAAATGTTGAAACACTCGCATGATCTCGCAACGTCGTCATCGTTCGTTGTAATATTTGAACAAGCTTGCGTTGAATGTATTGGTATCTTCTTGAACTTAGTAAAATTTGATGCACGAAGTGAGGTGAAATCGCATCAACTGCTTGTCTCGCCAAATTCCAAGCTTGAGTAGTTGAAAGTTGAGCCCAAGTTAATCCAAGTCGCTGCGTTTCGTCTGCAATCCATTTTAAAGAAGCATGGAATAAATCTCCGATTGCTGGTGCTTCGAGCAGATATTGTCCACGTTCTTCTAAACGCAATCCATATGTCACAAAGTGGGCAAAAGGACAACTGTAATATTTCTCAACACGAGAAACACTCGATGTAAATGAGTCACCATATAAAGCATTTGTAGTATCACGATCTAAACGTTGTGCTTTTATTGGCTTGGCAATTGGTTTTATGACACGCTCGAAAATACTCTGCCAAAATGGATCGTTTTTATAATATGAAGCAACAGCTAGCCATTCTTCTTCTAGGTTTCCTTCTACTGTCGATTGCTTTAATTTCGTTGCCATAAATGGCAGAGTTGTACGTGGGTGTTGAATGTAATCAATGGTACTTTCTTTTAACACGGCTGGATCAATAACTGCGACTTCAACTTCTATATTCGGTAATAATTGCTGTAGTCGCTTAATGTAAGTAGATGGCAGTAGTGCTTTGCCTTCTTCATCAGCCACTGCATAAGACACAAAAAGTTTTTCAGAAGCAGTTGTCACAGCACGGTATGCCATATACGATTCATCCATCAGACGCATTTTAGACGTTGGTGCAAGTTCAAATCCAATTTGCATAAACCATTCTCGTTCTGTATCTGACAGTAATCCTTCTTGTTCTAAGCGCTTTGGAAATACACCGTCATTTACACCCACGACAAAGGCTGATCGAATATTAGACAAGCGAGATAAATCAACCGTAGCGACTGTTACTTGATCAAGTGAAGGTGGAATGCGAGAGAACTCCAGTGTGTCAAATCCTTCTTCAAGTAGACGTAGACTTTCTTTAGGTGTTAAATTTTCATCACCAAACATCAATACAAATTGATCCAATACGTCTATCCATTGTGACCAAGCTTGATCATGTTCAGTTGCAAGCAAGAGATGACCTTGTTCATTTTCATGATCTTTTAACACTTGTAACTTTTCGTAAACTTGTAGACTTTCCATCAATTCAAATAGTGCTTGTGCTACTGACTTTCCTGTCTCACTCACTTTAATCTTTTTAGCAAACTCTTCAAGTGGGTTTAACACGAAATCTCGCACAGCTGTTATGTCCGCTTGGATAGCTCGTTCTTCATCGGTTTGTGCTTTTGAGTGAAATTCGAGTCCTCGATACTTTTTGACGAACCAGCGTCGTTCATCTGTCCATCGTTCTCCATAAATCCCTTGAGATATAACGAAGTTCTCTAAGCGATCCGCACGTTCACGCCAAATCTGTATATTTGATTGAAGAGGGAAAAATAAATCTGTTTTTATCGCTCTAAACATAGGTTCGTATTGGTAGTCACTCAAAACCGCTTCAAATGCAGAACGACTAAATTCAATTAATGGATGATGAAGCATCGCTTTTTTCCGGTTAATGAATACCGGAATATCGTATTGTGCAAATGTGGTTTCAATTAGTTCATCATAGACCTCAGCTTGTCTATAAAGAACGGCGATGTCTTGATAGCGCATCTGTTCATCTCGCACGAGTCGTCTAATATGTCTTGCTACCGCATGAATTTCTGCGCGACGGCTGTCAGCTTCAATCACATGGACATGCTCATGATCATCTATTGCTGGAGCGGGATAGCTATGTAAGTTCGCTTCGATATGTTTTATTTCATTGTTTTTAAATCGTTTATTTTCACTTAAATGGACAGATAGTTCAATTGAAACAGAGCTTTCTCGAGCCATTTCTTTTAATCGTTCAGCCGTTTTTGCGGCACCATGAAAAAGAGATTGGTCATCCATTAAATCTTGTATTTCATCATCTAGTGGAAGCGCAATGGTAACGCGTTTCGCATGTTTCATCAACTCGCCTAAAATTTCGTACTCTCGCGAAGTCATGGTCACAAAACCATCCACATAAATATCAGATTCAGCAATAATTACGGAATCCCGAATCTGCTTTGACAACAAAGCATAATACCCTTCACTATCTATATACGCAGTTCCGAGGCGTTCTTCTAATGCTCGAAGTAAAACGGACAAGTCATGAGTTTTGTCTTGAAGTGTACGAGGGGCATCCATTTGCTTTAGAGATTCTTCAAGTGAATGCAAGGTGTCATAATCAAGACAGTAGCGAGTAAATTCCTTTAATAACATTTCCATTTGATCCGTAAAGCCTCGTTTATTTGCAGCTTGTTTAAAGAGCGATAATTCTTCTTTATGTTCTTCTAGCAATCTACGAATTAACATACGGTAGCCAAAGCCACTTATCTCTTGTCGGCTGATTCCACCAGTTTCTTGCAATACACGCCAAGCGAGCCTTTTAAAGGTTGTAACTTGCGTTCGAATAATTCCGTTTACTTGCCCAGTTGTCGATAATGCTGATTCAGTGGAAAACGACATTTGATCAGGTACGACAAAGAAAATAGGTGCTCCAAGTGGATTATTCATTGACGCTTGCGCAACTTCATCTCTTATTAGTTCAGATTTCCCTACACCAGCTCGTCCAGTTATCAATCGAAGTGACACATGAATGCCCCCTTTTTTAGTATTAGTTCAAACATGCTATTCAGCAGCAACATTATGTCGCTCCTACTTTAACAACCTTTTTCAACAAATAAAAATCCCGAAAATGTTCTACCTCTATTGTACATAACTACTGTGAGAGGTGGAAATTATTCGGGATTTTTACCAATAAAATTAATAGTTGCCGTTTCAAGAGGCCAGTATCTAGCAACTACTTTTCCGACGATGTCTTCTTTTTTTACAAACTTAAAATAACGACTATCCAAACTCTCTCTGCGATTGTCACCTAGTACAAAATAAGAATTATTCGGAACACGAACATTTCCTGTTATTTCTTTAAGCGTGAAATTTTCTGTCAAACGTTCATCTGGATTATGATAGGCAATAAATGATTTTAAATATGGTTCTTCCACACGTTTTTTATTTACAAAGAGCATGTCATTGTCATACGAAATTAGATCTCCTGGTATTCCAATCACCCGTTTTACATAATCTTCATTTGCGTCTGTATGAAAAACTAACACATCTAAACGATTGATGTCTCCAATTGAATAAGAAATTTTACTCACTAATACTTTATCTGAACTTTGAAGTGTAGGGTCCATCGATTGACCAGAAACCGAATAATTTGTTACAACAAATGAGCGAATGACAATAATAACAATTATTCCAATAACAATTGCTTTAGCCCATTCCCAAGTCTCCTGTTTCAACGTATTCAAATCGTGGGCCCCTTCCTCTCTTGTCGCTCTTTTTGAATCATGCGAAAGTCTGCTTCCACTCGAGCATTTAACCTATTTTCAATTTGTTTACCTATAAGCCATAACAACACAATAACCGCTACTACAATAGCTGTTCGAATAGGTTGTGTGATAAGTGCTTTTATGTCATAACCAATGAAACTAATTGTTAAAATCATCACAAATTTCCCGGCCAGTAATGCCCATAAATAGGTCTTCTTTTTCATGTCAGATAAGCCTGCTACAACATTAACAAGCGCTGATGGTGAAAACGGAAAACATAGTAATAAAAATAGTGGACCAAATCCATTTTTTTCAATCCACTTAATTAATTTTTGAACTCGTTCATGTTTAGTCATAAAACGAAGAAATCGTGCACGACCATATTTCCGAATAATGATAAAGACTAAGTATGAGCCAACTGTCGTACCAGCCCAAGATAATAAAAAACCTATCCATAAACCATATGCGCTAGCATTCGCAAAAACAAATACAAATAGCGGTAAAAACGGTAAAAATGCTTCTAGGAAAGGTAATAAAAATCCGATGATAGGTCCAAGTGATCGATATTCTCTAGTCAGTTCTAATAAATTTTCAGCTGTTAACCAATCGAACATTGTTCCTCATCCTCAAAGTAGTAGTTGTCCATCAGTTTTCCCGAGACTAACATTCATCAAACATCCTGATAATGAATGATCATATGTATGATTGACAGTGTGTCACAGGTATTCACATATTGGTGAGTTTGATTTCCTGCAAACACCAGTGTGTCTCCCTTTTGTAAATGCACTGTTTCAGTTTCAAAAATTATATTCATTTCTCCATCGACAATCGTTAACGACTCTTCTACTCCCTCCATATGAGGAATACTTTCGTATGAACATTGAGGGTCTAACTCAATTCTGTAAAACTCCCATCCACGTTTTGGATCATATGGAATAATTGAAAAGACTCTATACCGTCCATCGTCTTCAGTTAAAAACGGAATCTCTGAAGGGGATATTTTTTTTGACATAGATTTAGAGGATTGGAGCAAAGAGGAAAAGCTAATCTTTAAGCCATTCGCAATCTTCCAAATTGTCGATACTGTTGGGTTTGACTCCCCTTTTTCCATTTGTGCAAGCTGAGCTTTACTGACATTTGTTAATTTCGCAATATCATCTAAACTCATGCCACGTTGATGTCGAACTTTTTTAAGTTGCACACCTAAATTACGACTCATTTGTTTCATACCCTCACCTCTTATTGTTTATTTTATCATACAGATGTATAATCTATTAAACATTAAGGAGGAAAGAATGCAAATGACATTTATCAATGGAATTAGGGCAGGTTTAAGCATTGCCATTGGCTACTTTCCTATCGCCTTAACATTTGGCTTACTCGCGAAAACGACCGGCTTATCTATGTGGGAAGCAACTGCCATGAGTATGTTTGTTTTTGCTGGTGCTGCACAATACATATCATTAACGCTAATCTCTACAGGTGTTGACCCTATTTTAATCGTTTTAAACACGTTTGTCGTTAACATTCGTCACTTTTTGATGACTGCTTCACTAAATGAAAAAATGCAACCAGATGCGCGTTGGAAAAAAGCCATCTATGCATTTGGTGTGACTGATGAAACATTCTCAGTCTTAGCCACGCAAAAACAAAATAATATTAGGACGACATATGCAGCAGGAGTCATTGTGATTTCATATGGCAGTTGGGTTGTATTTACAGCGTTAGGTCATGTAATTGGTGCTAATTTACCAATGTTCCTGCAAGCGTCAATGTCGATTGCCTTATATGCGATGTTTGTCGGATTATTAGTTCCTTCGATGAAAGGCAATCGTAAAGTAGCTTTACTCGCTTTGTTTGGCGCGCTCATTCACAGTGTTCTGTACTTTAGTGGGTTGCTTTCAACTGGTTGGTCCATTTTAGTGGCAACCCTTGGTTCTGCGATTTTAGTTGAGCTTTTGTATGCTAAGAAAGGACGTGTC comes from the Paenisporosarcina antarctica genome and includes:
- a CDS encoding helix-turn-helix domain-containing protein, with protein sequence MKQMSRNLGVQLKKVRHQRGMSLDDIAKLTNVSKAQLAQMEKGESNPTVSTIWKIANGLKISFSSLLQSSKSMSKKISPSEIPFLTEDDGRYRVFSIIPYDPKRGWEFYRIELDPQCSYESIPHMEGVEESLTIVDGEMNIIFETETVHLQKGDTLVFAGNQTHQYVNTCDTLSIIHMIIHYQDV
- a CDS encoding AzlC family ABC transporter permease, which produces MTFINGIRAGLSIAIGYFPIALTFGLLAKTTGLSMWEATAMSMFVFAGAAQYISLTLISTGVDPILIVLNTFVVNIRHFLMTASLNEKMQPDARWKKAIYAFGVTDETFSVLATQKQNNIRTTYAAGVIVISYGSWVVFTALGHVIGANLPMFLQASMSIALYAMFVGLLVPSMKGNRKVALLALFGALIHSVLYFSGLLSTGWSILVATLGSAILVELLYAKKGRVV